From Candidatus Hydrogenedentota bacterium:
CCGAGGCGCACACCGTGGCCTCCGCCGCCGAGCAGATGTCGGCCTCGATGAACGAGGTGTCGAGTTCGGCGTCCGAGGCGACCGGGGTCGCGCAGGAGGCCGGCGGCGTCGTCCGGGAGGTCGTGGCCTCGGTCGAGCGGCTGGCCACCTCCAGCGCCTCCATCGACCAGGTGGTCAAGACGGTCAACGGCATCTCCGACCAGACCAGGTTGCTGGCCCTGAACGCCACCATCGAGGCGGCCCGTGCCGGGGCGGCCGGGCGCGGGTTCGCGGTCGTGGCCGAGGAGGT
This genomic window contains:
- a CDS encoding methyl-accepting chemotaxis protein; protein product: RVVGGSEMVTFASDDLAASLTQIEDATAASESSATAASAATGQVAAEAHTVASAAEQMSASMNEVSSSASEATGVAQEAGGVVREVVASVERLATSSASIDQVVKTVNGISDQTRLLALNATIEAARAGAAGRGFAVVAEEVKNLAAQTSQATTVIAGQLAQLVDDSTQVRESVTRIDEVLDRVMS